From one Humulus lupulus chromosome 8, drHumLupu1.1, whole genome shotgun sequence genomic stretch:
- the LOC133796467 gene encoding sister chromatid cohesion protein PDS5 homolog C-like isoform X4 → MPPSPDVIREKLKDAGTSLLHPPSSTDELLTLLDRTENLLTNVPQTPSTSIENVLLPAMKALISDELLKHSDLDVKISVVSCITEITRITAPDAPYNDEQMKEIFQLTVAAFESLSLESGRCYTKALNILDVVSKVRSSLVMLDLQCDALVCKMFQLFFKHIRSNHPPAVFSSMEFIMTLVIKESEEISLDLITLLLSSVKKEKQDKSPASSKLGEKVLTICASTLKPFLKKAVRSMGIDLNDYAQIVASICSKIKMDYKHKAVKESGNTSGTNGLVQDVVCMENDGHQREGSIREKRIQKPKSLMSAVKDNSKGADSRGTAEPSSSLSIKTEKHESEPDSALKSRGQMRNSLKNPKEDHPRRTESRDTAKGESSLLDKADKTGSDPDNAPKKRDQKLNSLMDAENAPLERENSINTLTEEKTETDFLMKSTKAEKSESEPDSATKKRGRKPNSLMKSEEGYNNSWMSSGKKILRSSRLRNTDDQKSIESLPSKNSVSKKRTSTTTDNVKELAPKLDENIRENIASYQRGRGKRKMSTLNQEVDTKSLSDIKSELDGSQVEEKLPESVNLNLKKEPEDIGCLEEKDQGNSTKLGLAAKENKESAVASEHVFANKKTEGRRQPKEKLQEQSTVKSEAADVNDNLSALRTTKKRKRAGNSSNNNTNEESGLKGLGSNTGIKISSGNGSYSAKSSETIFKRKRVIGKEQASETPILGELVIGTRIKVWWPLDKTFYEGVVESYDPVKKKHQVSYVDGDRETLNLKNQRWELVVNDALAEEGKKTDLPGPNSSPQINSQKEKQTTELDQEKEAKAPVQVKQEQADVLSNESNPKVRPRARSVNGKQVKKSDRAKAGSSSGRNSGRKVLNTKTNSNKEKQAKKSDQPKVDPSPESKPQTRAQKRTLEQLNQASNSDQGKPDSPLATLVYPRKRMRKNKLDQGKQPKGTQSKADSSTKRTEMSNTESADAAPVDNPAITDEPMDTTKTDEKLNTKTTSDTKSAVEPVDEKVKDNGCNSDAVDTLKSTSEGTQITQETVALTKKKNPEVDNDIGGEENQWSEQSVNEVRE, encoded by the exons ATGCCTCCTTCTCCAGACGTGATTCGAGAGAAGCTGAAGGATGCTGGGACTAGCCTCCTTCACCCTCCTTCTTCAACTGATGAACTTCTCACCCTCCTTGAT AGAACTGAGAATTTGTTAACAAATGTGCCGCAAACACCATCGACATCTATAGAAAATGTACTTTTACCCGCAATGAAAGCGTTGATTTCTGATGAACTTTTGAAGCACTCTGATTTGGATGTCAAGATTTCAGTTGTATCTTGCATTACTGAAATTACAAGAATAACAGCACCAGATGCCCCTTATAATGATGAACAAATGAAG GAGATTTTTCAGTTAACTGTAGCAGCTTTTGAAAGTTTGTCGCTAGAATCAGGTCGTTGCTATACCAAGGCCTTAAACATCTTGGACGTTGTTTCCAAAGTCAGGTCAAGCTTGGTAATGCTGGATCTCCAATGTGATGCATTAGTTTGTAAGATGTTTCAACTTTTCTTTAAACACATAAG GTCCAACCATCCGCCTGCAGTATTTTCATCTATGGAATTCATAATGACATTGGTTATAAAAGAAAGTGAAGAAATTTCATTGGATCTTATTACTCTTCTTTTATCTAGTGTTAAAAAGGAAAAACAG GACAAATCACCTGCCTCTTCAAAATTGGGCGAGAAGGTTTTGACTATTTGTGCTTCTACGCTCAAACCATTTCTCAAAAAAGCAGTGAGGTCGATGGGCATTGATCTGAATGATTATGCTCAAATAGTGGCTTCCATATGCTCAAAAATTAAGATGGATTACAAGCATAAGGCTGTTAAGGAATCAGGGAATACTTCG GGGACAAATGGTCTTGTACAAGATGTTGTTTGTATGGAAAATGATGGCCATCAAAGAGAGG GATCTATTCGAGAAAAGAGAATTCAGAAACCAAAGTCTTTGATGAGTGCTGTGAAAGACAATTCCAAAGGAGCTGATTCAAGAGGTACTGCTGAACCTAGCAGTTCACTCTCAATTAAGACAGAGAAACATGAAAGTGAGCCAGACTCTGCTCTTAAAAGCAGAGGTCAGATGCGAAATTCTTTGAAGAATCCAAAAGAAGATCACCCTAGAAGAACTGAGTCAAGAGATACTGCTAAAGGAGAAAGTTCGCTTTTAGATAAGGCAGACAAAACTGGAAGTGATCCAGACAATGCTCCCAAAAAGAGAGACCAGAAGTTAAATTCTTTGATGGATGCAGAGAATGCCCCGCTAGAAAGAGAAAATTCAATAAATACTTTAACAGAAGAGAAGACAGAAACTGATTTTTTAATGAAATCAACTAAGGCAGAAAAATCTGAAAGTGAGCCAGATTCTGCTACCAAAAAGCGAGGACGGAAACCGAATTCATTAATGAAATCAGAGGAAGGCTATAATAATTCTTGGATGTCTAGTGGAAAGAAAATTTTAAGGTCATCTCGTCTTAGAAACACTGATGATCAGAAGAGTATCGAAAGTTTACCTTCTAAAAATTCAGTTTCAAAGAAGAGAACTTCAACAACAACTGATAATGTGAAAGAGCTGGCACCTAAACTTGATGAGAACATAAGAGAAAATATAGCCTCCTATCAAAGGGGCCGTGGAAAGAGAAAAATGAGTACATTGAATCAGGAAGTTGATACTAAGTCCCTGTCAGATATCAAATCAGAATTAGACGGTTCACAGGTCGAAGAGAAGCTTCCAGAATCTGTAAATCTCAATTTGAAAAAGGAACCTGAGGATATTGGCTGTTTAGAAGAGAAAGATCAGGGGAACTCAACAAAGCTTGGGCTTGCTGCGAAGGAAAATAAGGAGAGTGCTGTTGCTTCAGAACATGTGTTTGCAAACAAGAAAACTGAAGGCCGTCGTCAGCCCAAGGAAAAACTACAAGAGCAGTCTACTGTGAAGTCTGAGGCTGCTGATGTCAATGATAATCTATCGGCTCTAAGGACtactaagaaaagaaaaagggctGGGAATTCTTCCAATAACAACACTAATGAAGAATCTGGTCTTAAG GGCTTGGGCTCTAATACTGGAATTAAAATTTCAAGTGGTAATGGAAGTTACTCGGCGAAAAGCTCTGAAACAATTTTCAAGAGAAAGCGCGTCATTGGAAAGGAACAG GCATCTGAAACACCTATTCTAGGTGAACTGGTGATTGGTACAAGGATTAAGGTTTGGTGGCCCCTAGATAAAAC GTTTTATGAAGGTGTTGTTGAATCTTATGACCCTGTTAAAAAGAAGCACCAG GTGTCTTATGTTGATGGGGATCGAGAAACACTCAACCTCAAAAACCAACGATGGGAACTGGTTGTAAATGATGCTTTAGCTGAAGAA GGTAAAAAGACTGATCTTCCAGGACCAAACTCTTCACCCCAAAT CAATTCACAAAAGGAAAAACAGACAACAGAGTTAGATCAGGAAAAAGAAGCAAAAGCACCCGTTCAAGTAAAACAAGAACAGGCTGATGTTCTCTCCAATGAAAG CAATCCAAAGGTAAGACCGAGAGCAAGGTCAGTTAACGGAAAACAAGTGAAAAAGTCAGACCGAGCAAAGGCTGGCTCTTCTTCAGGAAG AAATTCTGGACGGAAAGTACTGAACACAAAAACAAATTCGAATAAGGAGAAACAAGCTAAAAAGTCAGATCAACCAAAGGTTGATCCTTCCCCAGAAAG CAAGCCACAAACTAGAGCACAGAAGAGAACTTTAGAACAGCTTAATCAAGCGAGCAATTCTGATCAAGGAAAACCTGATTCTCCCTTGGCGACGTTGGT CTATCCAAGAAAGAGGATGAGGAAAAATAAGTTAGATCAGGGAAAACAACCCAAAGGGACACAATCAAAGGCTGATTCTTCAACCAAAAG GACTGAAATGAGCAACACCGAATCTGCAGATGCTGCTCCAGTTGACAACCCTGCAATCACAGATGAACCCATGGACACTACAAAGACAGATGAAAAACTGAACACTAAAACTACGAGTGATACCAAATCTGCAGTTGAACCAGTGGATGAAAAAGTGAAAGATAATGGCTGCAATTCGGATGCGGTGGATACACTGAAGAGTACTTCTGAAGGCACACAAATCACTCAGGAGACCGTGGCCTTGACCAAGAAAAAGAACCCGGAAGTTGATAATGATATCGGTGGTGAAGAAAATCAATGGAGTGAGCAAAGTGTGAATGAAGTCAGAGAATAA